Proteins encoded in a region of the Streptomyces sp. NBC_00258 genome:
- a CDS encoding response regulator, protein MTIRVLIADDQMMVREGFSVLLGAMPDIEVVGEAVNGREAVDRVRELGPDVVLMDIRMPEMNGIEATREIVAASGASKVLVLTTFDLDEYVYQALRAGASGFLLKDASARQLADGVRVVAAGEALLAPSVTKRLITEFSKLAEEPRLSATAQASYGDLTERETEVLVLIAQGLSNAEIATRLVVAESTIKTHVSRILVKLGLRDRTQAAVFAYEARLVTPG, encoded by the coding sequence ATGACCATCCGCGTACTGATCGCCGACGACCAGATGATGGTCCGCGAGGGCTTCTCGGTGCTGCTCGGCGCGATGCCGGACATCGAGGTCGTCGGAGAGGCGGTCAACGGCCGCGAGGCCGTGGACCGGGTCCGGGAGCTGGGGCCGGACGTGGTCCTGATGGACATCCGGATGCCCGAGATGAACGGCATCGAGGCGACCCGCGAGATCGTGGCGGCGAGCGGCGCGTCGAAGGTGCTCGTCCTGACGACGTTCGACCTCGACGAGTACGTGTACCAGGCGCTGCGCGCCGGAGCGTCCGGCTTCCTCCTGAAGGACGCCTCGGCCCGGCAGCTCGCGGACGGGGTGCGCGTGGTCGCGGCCGGCGAGGCACTGCTGGCGCCCTCGGTGACGAAGCGGCTGATCACGGAGTTCTCGAAGCTGGCCGAGGAGCCCCGCCTGTCGGCCACCGCCCAGGCGTCCTACGGAGACCTGACCGAGCGCGAGACGGAGGTCCTGGTCCTCATCGCCCAGGGCCTGTCCAACGCCGAGATAGCCACCCGCCTGGTCGTCGCCGAGTCCACCATCAAGACCCACGTGAGCCGCATCCTCGTAAAACTGGGCCTGCGGGACCGCACCCAGGCAGCGGTGTTCGCCTACGAGGCGCGACTGGTGACCCCGGGCTGA
- a CDS encoding cytochrome P450 — MAATKPSSAFDPWDQAFLADPYPAYAELRAQGRVHHYEPTNQWLVPHHADVSALLRDRRLGRTYQHRFTHEDFARTAPPAEHEPFHVLNDHGMLDLEPPDHTRIRRLVSKAFTPRTVERLRPYVDRLASELVGELVAAGGGDLLTVVAEPLPVAVIAEMLGIPESERAQLRPWSADICGMYELNPSEGTAEKAVRASVEFTEFLRELIAVRRKEPGDDLVSGLIAAYDEGDRLSEQEMISTCVLLLNAGHEATVNATVNGWWALFRNPGQLAALRADRGLVGTAVEELMRYDTPLQLFERWVLDEIEVDGTVIPRGSEVALLFGSANHDPAVFAEPEALDLSRPENPHISFSAGIHYCIGAPLARIELAASMGALLDQAPSLRLAAEPERKPNFVIRGLEGLLVEV; from the coding sequence ATGGCAGCTACCAAACCTTCGTCGGCGTTCGACCCCTGGGACCAGGCCTTCCTGGCCGACCCGTACCCCGCGTACGCCGAACTGCGTGCCCAGGGCCGGGTCCACCACTACGAGCCCACCAACCAGTGGCTGGTCCCGCACCACGCGGACGTGTCGGCGCTGCTCAGGGACCGGCGCCTGGGCCGGACGTACCAGCACCGGTTCACGCACGAGGACTTCGCCCGCACGGCACCGCCGGCCGAGCACGAGCCGTTCCACGTGCTGAACGACCACGGGATGCTCGACCTGGAGCCCCCGGACCACACCCGGATCCGGCGGCTGGTGTCGAAGGCGTTCACCCCGCGGACGGTCGAGCGGCTGCGGCCGTACGTGGACCGGCTGGCGTCCGAGCTGGTCGGCGAGCTGGTCGCGGCCGGCGGCGGTGACCTGCTGACGGTCGTCGCCGAACCTCTCCCGGTGGCGGTCATCGCGGAGATGCTGGGGATCCCGGAGTCCGAGCGGGCGCAGCTGCGGCCCTGGTCGGCGGACATCTGCGGGATGTACGAGCTGAACCCGTCGGAGGGGACGGCGGAGAAGGCGGTGCGGGCGTCGGTCGAGTTCACCGAGTTCCTGCGGGAGCTGATCGCGGTCCGGCGCAAGGAGCCGGGGGACGACCTGGTCTCGGGCCTGATCGCGGCGTACGACGAGGGGGACCGGCTCAGTGAGCAGGAGATGATCTCGACATGCGTGCTCCTGCTGAACGCGGGGCACGAGGCGACGGTGAACGCCACTGTGAACGGGTGGTGGGCGCTGTTCCGGAACCCCGGTCAGCTGGCGGCGCTCCGGGCGGACCGGGGTCTGGTGGGCACGGCGGTGGAGGAGCTGATGCGGTACGACACACCGTTGCAGCTGTTCGAGCGGTGGGTGCTCGACGAGATCGAGGTGGACGGGACGGTGATTCCCCGGGGGAGCGAGGTGGCGTTGCTTTTCGGCTCCGCCAACCACGACCCGGCGGTGTTCGCCGAGCCGGAGGCGCTGGATCTGTCCCGGCCGGAGAATCCGCACATCTCCTTCAGCGCGGGGATCCACTACTGCATCGGGGCACCGCTCGCCCGGATCGAACTGGCCGCGTCAATGGGGGCGTTGCTGGACCAGGCTCCTTCGCTCAGGCTCGCTGCCGAGCCCGAGCGGAAGCCGAACTTCGTGATCCGGGGGTTGGAGGGGCTGCTTGTCGAAGTTTGA
- a CDS encoding ABC transporter permease produces the protein MTTVASGTSGTSGTRFGVRAGGSRQLAGTWTLLRLALRRDRVMIPLWVAVVGLMVVSMPGSLESIYSTAAERADVARQMLTNSSLRAMYGPVFGDSLGGLVAWRIGTYAGVFAGIMSLLVVVRHTRDEEESGRQEMVSAGMVGRRAPLTAALLAALVANAALALIITGGLAGQGSSGALALGLGTAGVGMVFATMAAIVAQLTESARLAKGLTGGLLGAAFVLRAAGDSSVSDGSSVLTWLSPVGWLENLRSFADERWWVLFLFVAAVALQGLIAYDLAGRRDVGMSFLPTRPGPASGRLGTAGSLAWRLQRGSVLGWSLGFLAAGVAFGGITTGATDLVGDNERTREIVERMGGQSGITDAFLATMVGMLGMVAALYVVQSVLRLHAEETSQRAEPVLANAVGRLRWASGHLLIAFGGAALIMLVGGLGLALGYGQDFPSILGACLVQLPAIWTIGGLAVLLHGLSPTVAPGAWGAAGAVLLLGWIGPALDLPDTLLDLSPFGHLPKLPGGEMTWTPVLVLTGIAVALVGVGLGALRRRDLTTG, from the coding sequence ATGACCACCGTGGCTTCGGGCACTTCGGGCACTTCGGGTACGAGGTTCGGCGTACGAGCGGGAGGTTCCCGTCAACTGGCCGGGACCTGGACCCTGTTGAGGCTCGCATTGCGCCGCGACCGAGTGATGATCCCGCTGTGGGTCGCGGTTGTCGGGCTGATGGTGGTCTCCATGCCCGGCTCGCTGGAGAGCATCTACTCCACGGCCGCCGAACGCGCCGACGTGGCCCGCCAGATGCTGACCAACAGCTCCCTGCGCGCCATGTACGGGCCGGTGTTCGGCGACTCCCTCGGCGGCCTCGTGGCGTGGCGCATCGGTACGTACGCGGGTGTGTTCGCCGGGATCATGAGCCTCCTCGTCGTCGTGCGGCACACCCGGGACGAGGAGGAGAGCGGCCGCCAGGAGATGGTGTCGGCGGGGATGGTGGGCCGCCGCGCCCCGCTGACCGCCGCGCTCCTCGCCGCCCTCGTCGCGAACGCGGCCCTCGCGCTGATCATCACGGGCGGCCTCGCGGGACAGGGCTCCTCGGGCGCACTGGCCCTCGGGCTGGGCACGGCCGGGGTCGGCATGGTCTTCGCGACGATGGCGGCGATCGTCGCCCAGCTCACGGAGAGCGCGCGGCTCGCGAAGGGGCTGACGGGCGGGCTGCTGGGCGCGGCGTTCGTGCTGCGGGCGGCGGGCGACTCGTCGGTGAGCGACGGCTCGTCGGTGCTGACATGGCTGTCCCCCGTCGGCTGGCTGGAGAACCTGCGGTCCTTCGCCGACGAACGGTGGTGGGTACTGTTCCTCTTCGTCGCCGCCGTGGCACTCCAGGGCCTGATCGCGTACGACCTGGCCGGCCGCCGTGACGTCGGCATGAGCTTCCTGCCGACCAGGCCCGGCCCCGCCTCCGGCCGCCTCGGTACGGCGGGCTCACTGGCCTGGCGGCTGCAGCGCGGCAGCGTGCTCGGCTGGAGCCTGGGCTTCCTCGCCGCCGGTGTCGCCTTCGGCGGGATCACCACGGGCGCCACGGATCTGGTCGGCGACAACGAACGGACCCGCGAGATCGTCGAGCGCATGGGCGGCCAGTCCGGAATCACGGACGCGTTCCTCGCCACGATGGTCGGCATGCTCGGGATGGTCGCCGCGCTGTACGTCGTCCAGTCCGTGCTGCGGCTGCACGCCGAGGAGACCTCCCAGCGTGCGGAACCCGTCCTCGCGAACGCCGTGGGCCGCCTGCGCTGGGCCTCCGGCCATCTGCTGATCGCCTTCGGCGGGGCGGCCCTGATCATGCTGGTGGGCGGCCTGGGTCTCGCCCTCGGCTACGGCCAGGACTTCCCTTCCATCCTGGGCGCCTGTCTGGTCCAGCTCCCCGCGATCTGGACCATCGGCGGCCTGGCCGTACTCCTGCACGGACTGTCCCCGACGGTGGCGCCGGGTGCGTGGGGCGCCGCCGGCGCGGTCCTCCTCCTGGGCTGGATCGGCCCGGCCCTGGACCTCCCGGACACGCTCCTGGACCTCTCCCCCTTCGGCCACCTCCCGAAGCTGCCGGGCGGGGAGATGACCTGGACACCGGTGCTGGTACTTACGGGGATCGCGGTGGCGCTGGTGGGGGTGGGGCTGGGTGCGTTGAGGCGCCGGGATCTGACTACGGGCTGA
- a CDS encoding ABC transporter ATP-binding protein: MTKAITVSGLHKSFGSTHALDGLDLDVETGEVHGFLGPNGAGKSTTIRVLLGLLRADSGAAQLLGGDPWTDAVELHRRVAYVPGDVTLWRNLSGGEVIDLYGRLRGGLDKARRADLIERFELDPTKKGRTYSKGNRQKVALVAAFASDVDLLILDEPTSGLDPLMEEVFQSCVEDERDRGRTILLSSHILSEVEELCDRVSIIRKGRTVESGSLTQLRHLTRTSVTAELAGPPNGLANLPGVHDVDIQGSRVKLQVESDKLNAVLRSLTESGVRSLTSTPPTLEELFLRHYQEDARAEAVSR; this comes from the coding sequence ATGACGAAGGCAATCACCGTCTCCGGACTGCACAAGTCGTTCGGCAGCACGCACGCCCTGGACGGTCTCGACCTCGACGTCGAGACCGGCGAGGTCCACGGCTTCCTCGGCCCGAACGGCGCCGGAAAGTCCACCACCATCCGCGTCCTGCTGGGCCTCCTGCGCGCCGACTCGGGCGCCGCCCAGCTGCTGGGCGGCGACCCGTGGACCGACGCGGTCGAACTGCACCGACGGGTCGCGTACGTCCCGGGCGACGTGACCCTGTGGCGCAACCTCTCCGGCGGCGAGGTCATCGACCTGTACGGGCGGCTGCGCGGCGGACTCGACAAGGCGCGCCGGGCGGACCTGATCGAGCGGTTCGAACTCGACCCGACCAAGAAGGGGCGCACCTACTCCAAGGGCAACCGGCAGAAGGTCGCCCTCGTCGCCGCCTTCGCCTCGGACGTCGACCTGCTGATCCTGGACGAGCCGACGTCGGGCCTCGACCCGCTCATGGAGGAGGTCTTCCAGTCCTGCGTCGAGGACGAACGCGACCGGGGCCGCACCATCCTGCTCTCCTCGCACATCCTCAGCGAGGTGGAGGAGCTGTGCGACCGCGTCAGCATCATCCGCAAGGGCCGGACCGTGGAGAGCGGCTCGCTCACCCAGCTGCGCCATCTGACCCGCACGAGCGTCACCGCCGAACTCGCGGGCCCGCCCAACGGGTTGGCGAACCTGCCCGGCGTCCATGACGTCGACATCCAGGGCAGCAGGGTCAAACTCCAAGTGGAGAGCGACAAGCTGAACGCCGTACTGCGCTCGCTCACCGAGTCGGGCGTACGGTCCCTGACCTCGACGCCACCGACCCTGGAGGAGCTGTTCCTGCGGCACTACCAGGAGGACGCGCGGGCGGAGGCGGTGTCGCGATGA
- a CDS encoding GbsR/MarR family transcriptional regulator encodes MSEPSEVGRDPEAVSKFVESFAAQLVEAGMQRMPARVFGALLASDSGALSSAEIGAQLQVSPAAVSGAVRYLSQQHMVSREREPGSRRERYRVHSDQWYEALTNRDAVIKRWQFALSEGVESLGAETPAGRRLAETRAFFQFVEGEIAEMMERWRVHKEREFGDG; translated from the coding sequence ATGTCGGAACCGAGTGAGGTGGGGCGGGACCCGGAGGCGGTCTCGAAGTTCGTCGAGAGCTTCGCCGCGCAACTGGTCGAGGCCGGGATGCAGCGGATGCCGGCCCGGGTGTTCGGCGCCCTGCTCGCCTCGGACTCCGGGGCGCTGTCCTCCGCCGAGATCGGTGCACAGCTCCAGGTCAGCCCCGCCGCCGTATCCGGGGCGGTGCGCTATCTCTCGCAGCAGCACATGGTCTCGCGCGAGCGGGAGCCCGGATCCCGGCGCGAGCGGTACCGGGTGCACAGCGACCAGTGGTACGAGGCGCTGACCAACCGGGACGCGGTGATCAAGCGGTGGCAGTTCGCCCTGAGCGAGGGGGTCGAAAGCCTGGGTGCCGAGACCCCGGCGGGGCGGCGGCTCGCCGAGACGCGCGCCTTCTTCCAGTTCGTCGAGGGGGAGATCGCCGAGATGATGGAGCGTTGGCGCGTCCACAAGGAGCGGGAGTTCGGCGACGGGTGA